From Bacillus sp. FSL K6-3431, the proteins below share one genomic window:
- the arsC gene encoding arsenate reductase (thioredoxin) yields the protein MSKKTLYFLCTGNSCRSQMAEGWGKKYLGEEWQVLSAGIEAHGVNPNALKAMNEVGVDISSQTSDIIDPQILNNADFVVTLCGDAADKCPMTPPHVKRDHWGFDDPAKVEGTDEEKWAFFQRVRDEIGARIERFAAKGK from the coding sequence ATGTCAAAAAAAACACTATATTTCTTATGTACAGGTAACTCATGCCGTAGTCAAATGGCGGAAGGTTGGGGTAAAAAGTATCTTGGCGAAGAGTGGCAAGTTCTTAGTGCAGGAATTGAAGCTCACGGAGTAAATCCGAATGCTTTGAAAGCCATGAATGAGGTTGGCGTTGACATCTCCAGTCAAACTTCTGATATTATTGATCCGCAAATCTTAAATAATGCAGATTTTGTCGTTACTTTATGTGGGGATGCTGCAGACAAATGTCCGATGACACCACCTCATGTAAAACGTGATCATTGGGGATTTGATGATCCTGCAAAAGTAGAAGGAACAGATGAAGAGAAATGGGCGTTCTTCCAGCGTGTACGCGATGAAATTGGTGCAAGAATTGAACGTTTTGCAGCAAAAGGAAAGTAA
- the ilvD gene encoding dihydroxy-acid dehydratase translates to MSKKGLIFLFKDLRIRSKVISEGVNRVPNRSMLRAVGFTDEDFKKPMIGIASTWTEVTPCNVHIDELAREAKAGAAKNGGAPMIFNTITVADGIAMGHEGMFYSLPSREIIADSIETVMNGERLDGIVAIGGCDKTTPGCVMAMARLNVPGVYVYGGTIQPGKLNGEDLDIVSSFEAVGQYQEGLIDEDRLYQVECHACPGAGACGGMYTANTMASAVEALGMSIPGSSSTPAIANYKQQECRQAGEMVIDLLEKEIYPRDIMTKKAFENAITIVMVLGGSTNAILHLIAMAHSAGVELDLDDFERIRLKVPHLADMKPSGKYVMQDLYEVGGVPAVMKLLLEHRLLHGDCLTVTGKTVAENLANVPDLKEGQKIIRPLNDPLKKTGPLVVLRGNLAPEGAVAKMSGQTISRFEGPARVFDSEEEAAKAITDNQIKAGDVVVLRYLGPKGGPGMPEMLSLTAMIVGRGLGGKVALITDGRFSGGSHGFVIGHVSPEAHVGGPIGLLQNDDIITIDSDTQEINFHVTEEELNRRAEKWTKPAPKHKTGMLAKYAHLVSSSSKGAVTDLDL, encoded by the coding sequence ATGAGTAAGAAAGGGCTGATTTTTTTGTTTAAGGACTTACGTATTCGTAGTAAGGTAATTAGTGAAGGTGTTAATCGTGTGCCAAATCGTTCAATGCTACGGGCAGTTGGCTTTACGGATGAGGACTTTAAAAAGCCGATGATTGGGATTGCCAGTACATGGACGGAAGTAACCCCTTGCAACGTACATATTGATGAATTAGCTAGGGAAGCAAAAGCAGGTGCCGCCAAAAATGGTGGTGCACCAATGATTTTTAATACCATTACAGTTGCTGATGGTATTGCAATGGGACATGAAGGAATGTTTTACTCTCTCCCTAGCCGTGAAATCATTGCAGACTCGATCGAAACCGTGATGAATGGGGAAAGGCTGGATGGAATTGTTGCCATTGGTGGTTGTGATAAGACAACGCCTGGGTGTGTGATGGCAATGGCGCGTTTGAACGTACCTGGAGTTTATGTGTACGGCGGGACGATTCAACCCGGAAAGTTAAATGGGGAAGACCTTGATATAGTTTCATCATTTGAGGCAGTTGGTCAGTATCAGGAAGGACTTATTGATGAAGATCGGTTGTACCAAGTCGAATGTCATGCATGTCCTGGTGCTGGTGCATGTGGTGGAATGTATACAGCAAATACAATGGCATCAGCTGTGGAAGCATTAGGGATGAGTATTCCGGGTTCCTCATCGACACCTGCCATTGCCAATTACAAGCAGCAGGAATGTAGACAAGCTGGTGAGATGGTAATTGATCTATTGGAAAAGGAAATCTATCCACGTGATATTATGACGAAAAAAGCTTTTGAAAATGCAATTACCATTGTAATGGTTCTAGGTGGTTCAACGAATGCAATTTTACACTTAATAGCAATGGCCCATTCTGCGGGCGTGGAATTAGATTTAGATGATTTTGAACGCATTCGCTTAAAAGTTCCACATCTTGCTGATATGAAGCCAAGCGGTAAGTATGTTATGCAAGATTTGTATGAAGTAGGTGGAGTCCCTGCAGTAATGAAATTATTGCTCGAACATAGGCTTTTACATGGCGACTGCTTGACTGTAACAGGAAAGACAGTGGCAGAAAATCTGGCGAACGTTCCTGATCTAAAAGAAGGACAGAAAATCATTAGACCGCTTAATGATCCACTCAAAAAGACAGGGCCACTTGTCGTTCTCCGTGGAAATCTTGCTCCAGAAGGAGCTGTTGCGAAAATGTCTGGACAAACAATCAGTCGTTTTGAAGGTCCAGCACGTGTATTTGATAGTGAAGAAGAGGCTGCAAAAGCGATCACGGATAATCAAATAAAAGCGGGCGATGTTGTAGTCTTACGTTATCTTGGGCCTAAAGGCGGACCAGGAATGCCTGAGATGCTTTCGCTTACAGCGATGATTGTTGGTAGGGGACTTGGAGGGAAAGTTGCACTTATAACAGATGGTCGTTTTTCTGGTGGCTCACATGGTTTCGTAATCGGTCATGTATCACCAGAAGCCCACGTCGGTGGACCAATCGGCTTATTACAAAACGATGACATCATTACAATTGATAGTGATACCCAAGAAATTAACTTTCATGTGACGGAAGAAGAGCTGAATAGACGTGCGGAAAAATGGACCAAACCTGCACCAAAACATAAGACAGGTATGCTTGCAAAGTATGCCCACCTCGTTTCTTCATCTTCAAAAGGAGCAGTTACTGATTTAGACCTATAA